The following are from one region of the Juglans regia cultivar Chandler chromosome 10, Walnut 2.0, whole genome shotgun sequence genome:
- the LOC108992717 gene encoding protein SIEVE ELEMENT OCCLUSION B-like, translating into MCRSPHLSYSSDYGAYFWRIRAPQMPSFLVVNVLLGADHPPHQDPERQDLEDYSYNSFDDLLGKLQQISSELAGKAPGGGNELKTTISILNKLSSCSWAEKAVLVIAAFALDYGDFWGLAQLHDSLDHLAESVGITNRVPAMSKRPDLKKCQKVIEVRKLIENTLEVIRSIIELEEISELAEKFYRNTLATETLAKCIPVHVFWAIITVVACTTQMYCLRSDEDESLELSPLSEKMNRTRNIQETQVEEFEQQRVEVDKYWKTTELPETPTKIVEAFKAMVGSCIIHGSTKKLLSIDVLKNKNVLLFISDVTDISVEEISILKPIFDGIREKDEPYKIVWIPIVEHWTDDMQAKFEMLQSNMPWYILQGFPPTVDITNEYCSLKNKPIVVVINPQWEVEHPNALRMIRLFGMKAFPFTAEAEKAIMPEGLRHQCRGFRMPRTGPMQVDRNYTFNYGFSVSSSLRERFTTEFNKICDYINSNGLNIVIEKKFIGEGSGIGDVQKLVNAKQRDPKKLLRSFKSNSGWVVLCKGTRGDIVVGDDGTTILKVLENFDDWKNYVNERGYDKCFHDYYQTL; encoded by the exons ATGTGTAGATCGCCGCATCTGAGCTACAGCAGCGATTATGGAGCATATTTCTGGCGAATTCGAGCGCCGCAAATgcccagttttcttgtagtgaatgttTTACTG GGTGCTGATCATCCTCCTCATCAAGACCCGGAGAGACAGGATTTGGAGGACTACAGCTACAACAGTTTTGATGATCTATTGGGCAAACTCCAGCAAATTTCGTCCGAG CTGGCTGGCAAGGCTCCTGGTGGGGGAAATGAACTCAAAACAACAATTTCCATACTAAACAAGCTCTCAAGCTGTTCATGGGCTGAGAAGGCAGTGCTGGTAATTGCGGCTTTTGCTTTGGACTATGGAGATTTCTGGGGCCTTGCGCAGTTACATGACTCTCTGGACCATCTGGCCGAGTCAGTGGGAATCACAAACCGTGTACCTGCCATGTCAAAACGCCCAGACCTTAAAAAATGCCAGAAAGTGATTGAGGTGCGCAAGTTGATCGAGAACACGTTGGAAGTAATAAGAAGCATTATAGAGTTGGAAGAGATATCTGAGTTGGCGGAAAAGTTCTACAGAAATACACTTGCAACGGAAACTTTGGCAAAATGTATCCCAGTGCATGTCTTTTGGGCTATCATAACTGTTGTTGCTTGCACGACTCAAATGTATTGCCTTCGTAGTGATGA GGACGAGTCACTGGAACTATCGCCCTTGTCTGAGAAGATGAACAGAACCCGGAACATACAAGAGACGCAGGTAGAAGAATTCGAACAACAAAGAG TCGAAGTGGACAAATATTGGAAAACGACGGAACTTCCAGAAACACCTACAAAAATTGTGGAGGCTTTCAAGGCAATGGTTGGGAGTTGTATTATTCACGGTTCTACCAAAAAATTG CTGAGTATCGATGTGCTGAAAAATAAGAatgttttattgttcatttcGGACGTCACGGACATCTCCGTTGAAGAAATCTCGATTTTAAAGCCCATTTTTGATGGGATAAGAGAGAAGGATGAACCGTATAAAATTGTATGGATCCCAATAGTGGAGCATTGGACGGATGACATGCAAGCGAAGTTCGAGATGTTGCAGTCCAACATGCCGTGGTACATATTGCAGGGATTTCCACCAACAGTAGACATTACGAATGAATATTGCAGCTTAAAGAATAAGCCTATCGTCGTGGTGATAAACCCACAATGGGAGGTGGAGCATCCAAATGCTCTCCGCATGATTCGGCTATTCGGAATGAAGGCCTTCCCTTTCACGGCGGAAGCTGAAAAGGCGATAATGCCTGAAGGATTGCGTCATCAATGTAGGGGGTTTAGGATGCCACGGACTGGCCCGATGCAG GTTGACAGGAATTACACTTTCAACTATGGATTTTCCGTCTCCAGCAGCTTGAGGGAAAGATTTACTACTGAgttcaataaaatttgtgattatataaattcaaatggGTTGAACATTGTGATAGAGAAGAAATTTATTGGAGAAGGAAGCGGAATAGGGGATGTACAAAAACTAGTGAATGCGAAGCAACGGGATCCCAAGAAGTTGTTACGTTCCTTCAAAAGTAACAGTGGATGGGTTGTGCTCTGCAAAGGTACTCGTGGCGACATAGTAGTCGGTGATGATGGGACAACAATTTTGAAGGTCTTGGAAAATTttgatgattggaaaaattatgtgaatgaGCGTGGCTACGATAAATGTTTCCACGATTACTACCAAACGCTTTAA